A region from the Nocardioides coralli genome encodes:
- a CDS encoding RrF2 family transcriptional regulator, translating into MRVSAKSDYALRALIEIARQTDGSAVSAEELGRRQEIPHGFLQGILADLRRSGVVLSQRGQSGGWRLARPADDVTVADVIRAVDGPLVSVYGLRPEAVSYNEEASVLQHVWIAARRSLRDVFEHVTIAQLAAAELPAEVTTRTADEDAWQPH; encoded by the coding sequence ATGCGTGTCTCCGCGAAGTCCGACTACGCCCTGCGGGCGTTGATCGAGATCGCGCGGCAGACCGACGGCTCGGCCGTGAGCGCCGAGGAGCTCGGACGGCGGCAGGAGATCCCCCACGGCTTCCTGCAGGGCATCCTCGCCGACCTGCGGCGGTCGGGCGTCGTGCTGTCCCAGCGGGGGCAGTCGGGGGGGTGGCGACTGGCGCGGCCGGCGGACGACGTGACCGTGGCCGACGTGATCCGCGCGGTGGACGGACCCCTGGTGTCGGTCTACGGGCTGCGGCCCGAGGCGGTCAGCTACAACGAGGAGGCCTCGGTCCTCCAGCACGTCTGGATCGCCGCGCGGCGCTCGCTGCGCGACGTCTTCGAGCACGTCACGATCGCGCAGCTGGCCGCGGCGGAGCTGCCGGCCGAGGTCACGACCCGCACCGCCGACGAGGACGCCTGGCAGCCGCACTAG
- a CDS encoding acyl-CoA dehydrogenase: MSHYRSNLRDIEFTLFEVLGRDEILGTGPFAEIDTDTARAILAEVDRLSREDLAASYEDSDRHPPVFDPETHTAPVPESFAKSYQAWMDAEYWRLQIPEELGGTPAPSSLVWALGEMVLGSNAPVWMYAAGPAFASIVHRNGNDRDKRIAQIMIDRGWNTTMVLTEPDAGSDVGAGRTKATPNDDGTWNIEGVKRFITSATSGLSENVVHLTLARPVGVEGAGGPGTKGLSLFIVPEHHFDPETGELTGERNGVFVTNVEDKMGIKVSNTCELTYGDPSIGNGAPARGWLLGEVHNGIAQMFQVIENARMMVGTKAIATLSTGYLNALDYAKERVQGADLTQAADKTAPRVTITHHPDVRRSLMTQKSFAEAMRALVLYSASWQDRIQVAEHNGETDELAAAVNDLLLPIVKGYGSERSWVLLGTESLQTLGGSGFLKEYPIEQYVRDAKIDTLYEGTTAIQGQDFFFRKIVKDQGRALGHLASEIESFITSEAGNGRLKQERELLAAALEDANALVGHMINDLMSADASAEGGDVRNIYKVGLNTTRLLMVLGDVVCAWLLLRQAEVALTKLGEGAAGKDQAFYEGKVAAAQFFALHNLPKVRAERKIAESTDLALMDLDEAAF; the protein is encoded by the coding sequence GTGAGCCACTACCGGAGCAACCTCCGCGACATCGAGTTCACCCTCTTCGAGGTCCTCGGCCGCGACGAGATCCTCGGCACCGGCCCGTTCGCCGAGATCGACACCGACACCGCGCGGGCCATCCTCGCCGAGGTCGACCGGCTCTCCCGCGAGGACCTGGCGGCGTCGTACGAGGACAGCGACCGCCACCCGCCGGTCTTCGACCCCGAGACCCACACCGCCCCCGTGCCGGAGTCGTTCGCGAAGAGCTACCAGGCCTGGATGGACGCCGAGTACTGGCGTCTGCAGATCCCCGAGGAGCTCGGCGGCACCCCCGCGCCCTCGTCGCTGGTGTGGGCGCTGGGCGAGATGGTGCTCGGTTCCAACGCACCGGTGTGGATGTACGCCGCCGGCCCGGCGTTCGCCAGCATCGTCCACCGCAACGGCAACGACCGCGACAAGCGGATCGCCCAGATCATGATCGACCGGGGCTGGAACACCACCATGGTGCTGACCGAGCCCGACGCCGGCTCCGACGTGGGCGCCGGGCGCACCAAGGCCACCCCCAACGACGACGGCACCTGGAACATCGAGGGCGTCAAGCGCTTCATCACCTCGGCCACCAGCGGCCTGTCCGAGAACGTCGTCCACCTGACCCTGGCGCGCCCGGTCGGCGTCGAGGGCGCCGGCGGCCCCGGCACCAAGGGCCTGAGCCTCTTCATCGTCCCCGAGCACCACTTCGACCCCGAGACCGGCGAGCTCACCGGTGAGCGCAACGGCGTCTTCGTCACCAACGTCGAGGACAAGATGGGCATCAAGGTGTCCAACACCTGCGAGCTCACCTACGGCGACCCCTCCATCGGCAACGGCGCCCCCGCCAGGGGCTGGCTGCTGGGTGAGGTGCACAACGGCATCGCCCAGATGTTCCAGGTCATCGAGAACGCCCGGATGATGGTCGGCACCAAGGCCATCGCCACGCTGTCCACCGGCTACCTCAACGCCCTCGACTACGCCAAGGAGCGGGTCCAGGGCGCCGACCTGACCCAGGCAGCCGACAAGACCGCCCCGCGGGTGACGATCACCCACCACCCCGACGTACGCCGCTCGCTGATGACGCAGAAGTCGTTCGCCGAGGCGATGCGTGCGCTGGTGCTCTACTCCGCCAGCTGGCAGGACCGGATCCAGGTCGCCGAGCACAACGGGGAGACCGACGAGCTGGCCGCGGCCGTCAATGACCTGCTGCTCCCGATCGTCAAGGGCTACGGGTCGGAGCGCTCGTGGGTGCTGCTCGGCACCGAGTCGCTGCAGACCCTCGGTGGCTCCGGGTTCCTCAAGGAGTACCCGATCGAGCAGTACGTGCGCGACGCCAAGATCGACACCCTCTACGAGGGCACCACGGCGATCCAGGGCCAGGACTTCTTCTTCCGCAAGATCGTCAAGGACCAGGGCCGGGCGCTGGGCCACCTCGCCTCGGAGATCGAGTCCTTCATCACCAGCGAGGCCGGCAACGGCCGCCTCAAGCAGGAGCGGGAGCTGCTCGCCGCGGCCCTCGAGGACGCCAACGCCCTGGTCGGACACATGATCAACGACCTGATGTCGGCCGACGCCTCGGCCGAGGGCGGCGACGTCCGCAACATCTACAAGGTCGGGCTCAACACCACCCGCCTGCTGATGGTGCTCGGCGACGTGGTGTGCGCCTGGCTGCTGCTGCGGCAGGCCGAGGTCGCGCTCACCAAGCTGGGCGAGGGCGCCGCCGGCAAGGACCAGGCGTTCTACGAGGGCAAGGTCGCGGCCGCGCAGTTCTTCGCGCTGCACAACCTGCCCAAGGTCCGCGCGGAGCGGAAGATCGCCGAGAGCACCGACCTCGCGCTGATGGACCTCGACGAGGCCGCCTTCTGA
- a CDS encoding S1 family peptidase: MSTSTPKKALLAATVALGTSLTIWMAPAGSASSPDPQPGKKEGARSVARADAGVRQADRATDAAAAIGDRRTAGAWYDARKGRMVVDVTSAAAAREARADGFAARRVRFSAKALDKVTQTLDDRVSTAGTAWAVDPQSNEVVVSLDSTVGPKATARITRIVASFGDKASVERIEGTLSPTVSGGQAIYGGGSRCSLGFNVRSGSTYYFLTAGHCTNLSVPWYSNSSQTSKMGDRAGTSFPGNDYGIVRYTTSAGSGNVYLYNGTYRDITTSGNAYVGQSVTRSGSTTGVRSGTVQALNSTVNYAEGTVYGLIKTNICAEGGDSGGSLFAGSTALGLTSGGNGNCTWGGTTYFQPVTEALNAYGVSVY; this comes from the coding sequence GTGTCAACATCCACCCCCAAGAAGGCCCTGCTCGCCGCCACCGTGGCGCTGGGCACCTCTCTCACCATCTGGATGGCGCCGGCCGGATCGGCCTCGTCCCCGGATCCCCAGCCCGGCAAGAAGGAGGGCGCCCGCTCGGTCGCCCGCGCCGACGCCGGCGTCCGCCAGGCCGACCGGGCCACCGACGCGGCCGCGGCCATCGGTGACCGGCGCACTGCCGGGGCCTGGTACGACGCTCGCAAGGGCCGAATGGTCGTCGACGTCACGTCGGCCGCCGCGGCGCGCGAGGCCCGGGCCGACGGCTTCGCGGCCCGTCGGGTGCGGTTCAGCGCCAAGGCGCTGGACAAGGTCACCCAGACCCTCGACGACCGCGTCTCCACGGCGGGCACCGCCTGGGCGGTCGACCCGCAGAGCAACGAGGTGGTCGTCAGCCTCGACTCGACGGTCGGCCCCAAGGCCACCGCGCGGATCACCCGCATCGTCGCGTCGTTCGGCGACAAGGCGAGCGTGGAGCGCATCGAGGGCACCCTCTCCCCGACCGTCTCCGGGGGCCAGGCGATCTACGGTGGCGGCTCGCGCTGCTCGCTCGGCTTCAACGTCCGCTCCGGGAGCACCTACTACTTCCTGACCGCCGGCCACTGCACCAACCTGTCGGTCCCGTGGTACTCGAACTCCAGCCAGACCTCGAAGATGGGCGACCGGGCCGGCACCAGCTTCCCGGGCAACGACTACGGAATCGTCCGCTACACCACGAGCGCCGGGTCCGGGAACGTCTACCTCTACAACGGGACCTACCGCGACATCACCACCTCCGGCAACGCCTACGTGGGGCAGTCGGTCACCCGGAGCGGCAGCACCACCGGTGTCCGGAGCGGCACCGTGCAGGCCCTCAACAGCACCGTCAACTACGCCGAGGGCACCGTCTACGGCCTGATCAAGACCAACATCTGCGCCGAGGGTGGTGACAGCGGCGGCTCGCTGTTCGCCGGGTCCACCGCGCTCGGCCTGACCTCGGGCGGCAACGGCAACTGCACCTGGGGCGGGACGACGTACTTCCAGCCCGTCACCGAGGCGTTGAACGCCTACGGCGTGAGCGTCTACTGA
- a CDS encoding DUF6458 family protein: MGIGVGILLLVIGLILTLGAVDLPDAITDVVDTSTVGWICLIVGGLAIVLALVMNQQRTRTKHVEERRHG; the protein is encoded by the coding sequence ATGGGCATCGGTGTAGGCATCCTCTTGCTGGTCATCGGCCTGATCCTCACCCTCGGGGCCGTCGACCTGCCCGACGCGATCACCGACGTGGTCGACACCAGCACGGTCGGCTGGATCTGCCTCATCGTGGGCGGCCTGGCGATCGTTCTCGCGCTGGTGATGAACCAGCAGCGGACGCGGACCAAGCACGTCGAGGAGCGACGCCACGGCTGA
- a CDS encoding LysE/ArgO family amino acid transporter has protein sequence MITAAAAGLVTGLTLIIAIGAQNAFVLRQGLLRAHVGVVVAICAVSDLALILAGVAGIGAVVEQAPVAITVVRWLGVAFLSWYGVSSLLRARQPEALRASRTAAASRRTAVATALALTWLNPHVYLDTVLLLGSIANQHGDGRWWFGGGAALGSLVWFTGLGYGARRASGLFASARSWRVLDVVIGLTMLGIAVTLALG, from the coding sequence GTGATCACGGCCGCTGCGGCCGGTCTGGTCACCGGGCTCACCCTCATCATCGCGATCGGCGCGCAGAACGCGTTCGTCCTGCGCCAGGGGCTGCTGCGGGCCCACGTCGGCGTGGTGGTGGCGATCTGCGCGGTCTCCGACCTGGCGCTGATCCTCGCCGGGGTGGCGGGGATCGGCGCGGTCGTGGAGCAGGCTCCGGTGGCGATCACGGTCGTCCGCTGGCTCGGGGTGGCCTTCCTCAGCTGGTACGGCGTCAGCTCGCTGCTGCGCGCCCGGCAGCCCGAGGCCCTGCGGGCCTCCCGGACCGCGGCGGCCTCCCGGCGTACGGCCGTGGCGACGGCGCTCGCGCTCACCTGGCTCAACCCGCACGTCTACCTCGACACGGTGCTGCTGCTCGGCTCCATCGCCAACCAGCACGGTGACGGGCGGTGGTGGTTCGGAGGTGGGGCAGCGCTGGGCAGCCTGGTGTGGTTCACCGGTCTGGGCTACGGCGCACGTCGGGCCTCCGGCCTCTTCGCCAGTGCCCGGTCGTGGCGGGTGCTCGACGTGGTGATCGGACTGACGATGCTCGGCATCGCGGTCACGCTCGCCCTCGGCTGA
- a CDS encoding DinB family protein: MTTYSGTDEFEGATFMRASFKGATLRFSDVSGVTMRSVDVDGLDIDSHDLAMGTLVVNGVDVVPLVEAELNRRFPGRELQHAQTPEGLREGWVAVQAAWATIVAETPPELVDAHVEDEWSLAQTLRHLVLATDTWLRRGILRLEQPFHEIGQIFTGAAEMGFDMSIFRAEAPAYDEVLAVRAERQQQVTDFLAYVSPEQLAETRDDPWGFDWHPTVGDCVRVILEEEWAHLRYIRRDLERLR, translated from the coding sequence GTGACGACCTACTCGGGGACGGACGAGTTCGAGGGCGCAACCTTCATGAGGGCCAGCTTCAAGGGAGCCACCCTGCGGTTCTCCGACGTCAGCGGCGTGACGATGCGCAGCGTCGACGTCGACGGGCTCGACATCGACAGCCACGACCTGGCCATGGGCACCCTCGTGGTCAACGGGGTGGACGTGGTGCCGCTCGTGGAGGCCGAGCTCAACCGGCGGTTCCCGGGCCGGGAGCTGCAGCACGCCCAGACACCCGAGGGGCTGCGGGAGGGCTGGGTCGCGGTGCAGGCGGCGTGGGCGACGATCGTGGCCGAGACACCACCCGAGCTGGTGGACGCCCACGTCGAGGACGAGTGGTCGCTGGCCCAGACCCTGCGCCACCTCGTCCTGGCGACCGACACCTGGCTGCGGCGCGGCATCCTGCGGCTCGAGCAGCCCTTCCACGAGATCGGCCAGATCTTCACGGGGGCGGCCGAGATGGGTTTCGACATGTCGATCTTCCGCGCGGAGGCGCCGGCGTACGACGAGGTGCTCGCGGTGCGGGCCGAGCGGCAACAGCAGGTGACCGACTTCCTCGCTTACGTCTCCCCCGAGCAGCTCGCGGAGACACGCGACGACCCCTGGGGCTTCGACTGGCACCCCACCGTCGGCGACTGCGTCCGGGTGATCCTGGAGGAGGAGTGGGCACACCTGCGCTACATCCGGCGAGACCTCGAGCGGCTTCGCTGA
- a CDS encoding NAD(P)-dependent oxidoreductase: protein MTTLGIVSPGAMGSALGRAWSSGGARVVATVEGRSERTRGLAHGLELLPGLEDVVAAADVVVSVCPPGEAGPCLFSILQAASSTGATPVVGELNAVAPPVVEELATLARSAGLDLVDGAISGGPPTPDGETTLYLAGDRAAELTLPAPGLTTRVVGSTVGVASAVKMCTASVYKGTTAVWTQALETARAHGVLDVVLDDLATAYPDEVDRAARRLAMATSKSARFADEMEQIAETQAAAGASAELFAAMAAVYRRLSRTALADLSPEEAADLDDLGTVLARLRD, encoded by the coding sequence GTGACCACCCTCGGCATCGTCTCGCCCGGCGCCATGGGCTCGGCCCTCGGCCGCGCCTGGTCCTCCGGTGGAGCCCGCGTGGTCGCGACCGTCGAGGGACGCAGCGAACGCACCCGCGGCCTCGCCCACGGGCTCGAGCTGCTGCCCGGCCTGGAGGACGTCGTGGCCGCGGCCGACGTGGTCGTCAGCGTCTGTCCACCCGGAGAGGCCGGGCCCTGCCTCTTCTCGATCCTGCAGGCCGCGTCGTCGACCGGCGCGACCCCGGTGGTCGGGGAGCTCAACGCCGTGGCGCCGCCCGTGGTCGAGGAGCTCGCGACGCTGGCGCGCTCGGCCGGGCTCGACCTGGTCGACGGCGCCATCAGCGGCGGGCCACCCACGCCGGACGGCGAGACCACGCTCTACCTCGCGGGTGACCGTGCCGCGGAGCTGACGCTGCCCGCGCCGGGGCTCACGACCCGGGTGGTGGGCAGCACCGTCGGCGTCGCCTCGGCGGTGAAGATGTGCACCGCCTCGGTCTACAAGGGAACGACGGCGGTGTGGACCCAGGCGCTGGAGACCGCACGTGCCCACGGGGTGCTCGACGTCGTGCTCGACGACCTCGCGACGGCGTACCCCGACGAGGTCGACCGCGCCGCGCGGCGGCTCGCGATGGCGACCAGCAAGAGCGCCCGGTTCGCCGACGAGATGGAGCAGATCGCCGAGACCCAGGCAGCGGCGGGGGCGTCGGCCGAGCTGTTCGCCGCGATGGCCGCGGTCTACCGTCGGCTGTCACGGACGGCGCTGGCGGACCTCAGCCCCGAGGAGGCCGCCGACCTCGACGACCTCGGCACCGTGCTGGCGCGGCTGCGGGACTGA
- a CDS encoding DEAD/DEAH box helicase → MSTEPSEPSAVTFADLGVGAAVLKSLHEVGYETPSTIQARTIPPLLEGHDLVGLAQTGTGKTAAFALPILERLDVSQKTPQALVLAPTRELALQVCEAFERYASHLKGVHVLPVYGGQGYGVQLSALRRGVHVVVGTPGRIMDHLDKGTLDLSELRFLVLDEADEMLNMGFADDVERILADTPDTKQVALFSATMPPTIRRLASQYLSEPVEITVKGKTATSANITQRYLIVSYPQKVDALTRILEVENFEGMIVFVRTKNETETLAEKLRARGFSAQAINGDVPQQVRERTVNQLKAAKLDILVATDVAARGLDVDRISHVVNYDIPTDTESYVHRIGRTGRAGRTGDAISFVTPRERYLLKHIEKATRQPLTEMRLPTVDDVNVTRLARFDDQITGALGSAQVGFFRDVVSHYVREHDVPEVDVAAALAVVLQGDTPMLLEEEPVRPAREHRGKEGRGAKDRPARRGGGREPSGPMATYRISVGKRQKVEPRQIVGAIANEGGLNRADFGAIVIRPDHSLVELPATLSEESWTALKQTRISGKLIELTRDEGPPARRPGNRPRSGKKPHGKRHG, encoded by the coding sequence GTGAGCACCGAACCGTCCGAACCCTCGGCCGTCACGTTCGCCGACCTGGGTGTCGGCGCGGCGGTCCTGAAGTCCCTGCACGAAGTCGGCTACGAGACGCCGTCCACCATCCAGGCCCGCACCATCCCGCCGCTGCTCGAGGGGCACGACCTCGTCGGGCTGGCGCAGACGGGCACCGGCAAGACCGCCGCCTTCGCGCTGCCGATCCTCGAGCGGCTCGACGTGAGCCAGAAGACGCCGCAGGCGCTCGTCCTGGCCCCGACCCGTGAGCTGGCGCTCCAGGTCTGCGAGGCCTTCGAGCGCTACGCCTCCCACCTCAAGGGCGTCCACGTGCTGCCTGTCTACGGCGGCCAGGGCTACGGCGTCCAGCTGTCCGCGCTCCGCCGCGGTGTGCACGTCGTGGTGGGTACGCCGGGGCGGATCATGGACCACCTCGACAAGGGCACCCTCGACCTGAGCGAGCTCCGCTTCCTCGTGCTCGACGAGGCCGACGAGATGCTCAACATGGGCTTCGCCGACGACGTCGAGCGGATCCTCGCCGACACCCCGGACACCAAGCAGGTCGCGCTCTTCTCGGCGACCATGCCGCCGACGATCCGGCGACTGGCCTCCCAGTACCTCTCCGAGCCGGTCGAGATCACCGTCAAGGGCAAGACCGCGACGTCGGCGAACATCACCCAGCGCTACCTGATCGTCAGCTACCCCCAGAAGGTCGACGCCCTGACCCGGATCCTCGAGGTGGAGAACTTCGAGGGGATGATCGTCTTCGTCCGTACCAAGAACGAGACCGAGACGCTCGCGGAGAAGCTGCGGGCCCGGGGCTTCTCCGCGCAGGCGATCAACGGCGACGTCCCGCAGCAGGTGCGGGAGCGGACCGTCAACCAGCTGAAGGCCGCCAAGCTCGACATCCTCGTCGCCACCGACGTCGCGGCCCGCGGGCTCGACGTCGACCGGATCAGCCACGTCGTCAACTACGACATCCCCACCGACACCGAGTCCTACGTGCACCGGATCGGCCGCACCGGCCGGGCCGGCCGCACCGGCGACGCGATCTCGTTCGTCACGCCGCGTGAGCGCTACCTGCTCAAGCACATCGAGAAGGCGACGCGGCAGCCGCTCACCGAGATGAGGCTGCCGACGGTCGACGACGTCAACGTCACCCGGCTGGCCCGCTTCGACGACCAGATCACCGGCGCCCTCGGCTCGGCCCAGGTCGGGTTCTTCCGGGACGTCGTGAGCCACTACGTCCGCGAGCACGACGTGCCCGAGGTGGACGTCGCCGCGGCGCTGGCCGTGGTGCTGCAGGGTGACACCCCGATGCTGCTCGAGGAGGAGCCCGTACGGCCGGCGCGGGAGCACCGCGGCAAGGAGGGCCGAGGCGCCAAGGACCGGCCGGCGCGCCGCGGTGGCGGGCGGGAGCCGTCCGGGCCGATGGCGACGTACCGCATCTCCGTGGGGAAGCGTCAGAAGGTGGAGCCCCGCCAGATCGTGGGGGCCATCGCCAATGAGGGCGGTCTCAACCGTGCCGACTTCGGGGCGATCGTGATCCGGCCCGACCACTCCCTGGTCGAGCTGCCGGCCACCCTGTCCGAGGAGTCCTGGACGGCGCTGAAGCAGACCCGGATCAGCGGCAAGCTGATCGAGCTGACCCGTGACGAGGGCCCGCCGGCGCGGCGACCCGGCAACCGGCCGCGGAGCGGCAAGAAGCCGCACGGCAAGCGCCACGGGTGA
- a CDS encoding maleylpyruvate isomerase family mycothiol-dependent enzyme, giving the protein MAHPLPPLVALWWRAIDDYTTLLEQLSPEDWRRPTDLAGWDVFCVAAHVAHLEAMQAGNPHEETEIGEPPHVRGLMGTFTEQGVVARRDRTPDELITETRSCATTRHTQLLAEAPTDGTVAAPGVFGLIGWNLEQLLRNRPLDVWMHEQDIRRATDRRGNLESPAAVHTADYLAESLGFVLAKRVGAPAGTTVVLEVAGHPAYAAEVGEDGRGRMLPESPDQPRARLATSRETFVLLAGGRRPELADTVSISGDEELGRAIVANLAVTP; this is encoded by the coding sequence ATGGCCCACCCCCTGCCCCCGCTCGTCGCGCTCTGGTGGCGGGCGATCGACGACTACACCACCCTGCTCGAGCAGCTCTCCCCCGAGGACTGGCGCAGGCCCACGGACCTCGCCGGGTGGGACGTGTTCTGCGTCGCCGCGCACGTCGCCCACCTCGAGGCGATGCAGGCCGGCAACCCCCACGAGGAGACCGAGATCGGCGAGCCCCCGCACGTGCGGGGGCTGATGGGCACCTTCACCGAGCAGGGCGTCGTCGCCCGTCGCGACCGGACCCCCGACGAGCTGATCACCGAGACCCGGTCGTGCGCCACCACCCGGCACACGCAGCTCCTCGCCGAGGCCCCCACCGATGGCACGGTCGCGGCCCCGGGCGTCTTCGGTCTCATCGGCTGGAACCTCGAGCAGCTGCTGCGCAACCGGCCGCTGGACGTGTGGATGCACGAGCAGGACATCCGGCGGGCGACCGACCGCCGCGGCAACCTGGAGAGCCCTGCGGCGGTCCACACGGCCGACTACCTGGCCGAGAGCCTCGGCTTCGTGCTGGCCAAGCGGGTCGGGGCACCCGCCGGCACGACCGTCGTCCTCGAGGTCGCCGGCCACCCGGCGTACGCCGCGGAGGTGGGTGAGGACGGCCGCGGCCGGATGCTCCCCGAGTCACCCGACCAGCCCCGTGCCCGGCTCGCCACGAGCCGCGAGACGTTCGTGCTGCTGGCCGGTGGCCGTCGGCCGGAGCTCGCCGACACCGTCTCGATCAGCGGAGACGAGGAGCTCGGCCGCGCGATCGTCGCGAACCTGGCGGTGACCCCGTGA
- a CDS encoding oxidoreductase translates to MTWAGSWSLADLPDQRGRTTLVTGCTTGGIGYHVGLELARAGGRVVLAGRTAAKLQQAEEQIREEVPEPDLTPLAVDLADLASVRKAAAEAAAVGPIHCLVNNAGVMATPYSRTPDGFELQMATNHLGPFLLTGLLLPQLVDSGDGRVVAVSSQMHRVARHAPLDDPRQGPDRYRRWPQYAATKLANLLFTFELDRRLRAAALPVRALASHPGYAGTHLVANGQFGRARGGAASILDAANRAVSQSAADGALPVLMAAAADLPGGSYCGPSGILEGRGRPRLVGTSRLARDEDAQRRLWEISEQAIGLAYP, encoded by the coding sequence GTGACCTGGGCGGGGTCCTGGAGCCTGGCCGACCTGCCCGACCAGCGCGGGCGGACCACGCTGGTCACCGGCTGCACCACCGGTGGGATCGGCTACCACGTCGGCCTGGAGCTCGCCCGCGCCGGCGGTCGAGTCGTGCTGGCCGGACGGACCGCCGCCAAGCTGCAGCAGGCCGAGGAGCAGATCCGCGAAGAGGTGCCCGAGCCGGACCTGACACCGCTGGCGGTCGACCTGGCCGACCTCGCCTCGGTCCGCAAGGCTGCGGCCGAGGCGGCCGCCGTCGGACCGATCCACTGCCTGGTCAACAACGCCGGCGTGATGGCCACGCCGTACTCGCGGACCCCCGACGGCTTCGAGCTGCAGATGGCGACCAACCACCTCGGGCCGTTCCTGCTGACCGGACTGCTGCTGCCGCAGCTGGTCGACAGCGGTGACGGACGGGTGGTCGCCGTCTCCTCGCAGATGCACCGGGTCGCGCGGCACGCGCCGCTCGACGACCCGCGCCAGGGACCCGACCGCTACCGACGGTGGCCGCAGTACGCCGCCACCAAGCTGGCCAACCTGCTGTTCACCTTCGAGCTGGACCGGCGGCTGCGTGCGGCCGCCCTGCCGGTGAGGGCGCTGGCCTCCCACCCCGGCTACGCCGGGACCCACCTGGTCGCGAACGGCCAGTTCGGCCGCGCCCGTGGCGGCGCAGCGTCCATCCTCGACGCCGCCAACCGGGCGGTGTCGCAGTCGGCAGCCGACGGGGCGCTGCCGGTGCTGATGGCCGCTGCGGCTGACCTGCCCGGCGGCAGCTACTGCGGCCCCAGCGGGATCCTCGAGGGCCGCGGCCGACCCCGGCTCGTCGGCACCTCCAGGCTCGCCCGCGACGAGGACGCCCAGCGTCGGCTCTGGGAGATCAGCGAACAGGCCATCGGTCTCGCCTACCCCTGA
- a CDS encoding ATP-grasp domain-containing protein: MTDHLIGLLLGAEDDWPRAFEEILRRVGPVTVDGTEHRVSSERLTIEPFDLTDPVRTDLVIDRLAHWYYHPREWLKKAALVNGTYLLNSPFTFQSMEKHSAYCAMLRLGLKVPPTILVPYKNPVDNVRWAYTSERYNQPFDLDELAEQLGYPLYMKPFDGGGWRGVSRVDDRRGLHRSYDESGEMLMHLQATVDYEHFARALSIGPETMVMDFRPEQPMHNRYAVTHGFLSESAGHQTAAISRIVNAFFGWEFNSAEMLVTGDEVYPIDYANACPDVAVTSLHYYFPWAITALVRWSVFCAVTERRYRIDLQMQRYFEIADSERSYEEKLDAYLALADAQLEADRYWSFCEEHLSHLPEQVHDWVTSADFDRLLRETVEATYPRHEHEQFLAHFRGLLGLWAQDHADPTPTR; the protein is encoded by the coding sequence ATGACCGACCACCTGATCGGGCTGCTGCTGGGGGCCGAGGACGACTGGCCGCGGGCCTTCGAGGAGATCCTGCGACGCGTCGGCCCGGTGACCGTCGACGGGACCGAGCACCGGGTGAGCAGCGAGCGGCTGACCATCGAGCCGTTCGACCTCACCGACCCGGTCCGCACCGACCTGGTGATCGACCGGCTCGCGCACTGGTACTACCACCCGCGGGAGTGGCTGAAGAAGGCGGCACTGGTCAACGGCACCTACCTGCTCAACAGCCCCTTCACCTTCCAGTCGATGGAGAAGCACAGCGCCTACTGCGCGATGCTGCGGCTCGGGCTGAAGGTGCCGCCCACGATCCTGGTCCCCTACAAGAACCCCGTCGACAACGTCCGCTGGGCCTACACCAGCGAGCGCTACAACCAGCCCTTCGACCTCGACGAGCTCGCCGAGCAGCTGGGCTACCCGCTCTACATGAAGCCCTTCGACGGAGGCGGCTGGCGCGGGGTGTCCCGCGTCGACGACCGGCGCGGGCTCCACCGCTCCTACGACGAGTCCGGCGAGATGCTCATGCACCTGCAGGCCACCGTCGACTACGAGCACTTCGCCCGGGCGCTGTCGATCGGCCCCGAGACGATGGTGATGGACTTCCGGCCCGAGCAGCCGATGCACAACCGGTACGCCGTCACCCACGGCTTCCTCAGTGAGTCGGCCGGCCACCAGACAGCCGCGATCAGCCGGATCGTCAACGCGTTCTTCGGGTGGGAGTTCAACTCCGCCGAGATGCTGGTCACCGGCGACGAGGTCTACCCGATCGACTACGCCAACGCCTGTCCCGACGTCGCCGTCACCAGCCTCCACTACTACTTCCCGTGGGCGATCACGGCGCTGGTGCGGTGGTCGGTGTTCTGCGCGGTCACCGAGCGGCGCTACCGCATCGACCTCCAGATGCAGCGCTACTTCGAGATCGCCGACTCCGAGCGGTCCTACGAGGAGAAGCTGGACGCCTACCTGGCGCTGGCCGACGCCCAGCTCGAGGCCGACCGCTACTGGTCCTTCTGCGAGGAGCACCTGTCACACCTGCCCGAGCAGGTGCACGACTGGGTCACCTCCGCCGACTTCGACCGGCTGCTGCGCGAGACCGTCGAGGCGACGTACCCCCGCCACGAGCACGAGCAGTTCCTCGCCCACTTCCGCGGCCTGCTCGGCCTCTGGGCCCAGGACCACGCCGACCCCACTCCCACCCGCTGA